CAGAGCCTCTGTAACGGCTGACGACGTGTAGAATGCCGTGAGGACAGACTGTTTCAGACTGTCCATCAACTGTTTGTACTCGCTTTCATTCTTGCTGTTTTCACGGATAAGTCTATGCAGATCCACTGTTGGAGCAAACAATTCAAGGTCTGACTTTGCCCAATGGACGGCATCCGCCAGTTCCCTGGCAGGGTTCAGGATGCACTTCAATCCACCGAATCCGCAGTAACGCTCCAGAAGGAGACGCTCACGGGCGGTCGGCGTGCGCTGTTCCCTGTCAAGGATGAATGCCGTCTCTATCGCCTTGATGTTGTCGTTCAGACGTTGTTTTCTATTGTACGCCATTTGACTCTATGAAAAGGGCTACGGCTCCAGTCAACTCTGTGTAGAGCTGCTCGTAGTCCGGTGACTGGGCAAAATCGTCATCGGTGAGGTCGTAAATGGAATACACGTTATCAACCAAAGGCAGGAGGTTCTTGACAAACGCTTCCTGATCTTCTACTGCTACCTCCAGGGGAAACTCACTGTCAACAACATCATACAGGATGCTGTACTTGGAAAAGCGGAGACCTTTCAGCAATGCTGACATGGCAAGCTCTTGTGCTGCATCGGCAAAGAGGGCATCACGCCGTGCCTGCTCATATACTTCTGCGGCATGGTCTGCACGTTCGCGGATAAAGTCTGCATCGTTGGCTTGTGGAAAACGGTTCTCTCTGAGGTGGTTCAAGAGGTACAGTCCGTAATAGGACAGCTCTGTCTGTGCCTGTTTCTTTCTGTTCATTTGTCTGTTGAATGGATTAAGTGGTGAATAATAAACCGTGGATGGCGGTTGGTGTGAAAGCAAGAAAAAGGCACTCGGTATCCCTCCGAGTGCCGCCACTTAATCCACAGTAAATAAAAGCATCCTGAATAAAGACACCATTTATGAACCATGTTTCGGTGGCAAAGGTACAAACTATTTCTTGTATCTCTTCACATTTCCTCGCTTTTCTGCTGTTTTGCGCTCTGCAAAGACGAATTTCGTGTTGAAATTCTCGTCAAAGGCAATGGCTGCGGAGAACGATTTGCCTTGCTTGCTGGTGAAACCATTGAGCGTTCAGGTCTTGCCCTTGGTGAGCAAGTCGGTGATGTCGGCATCAGTGAGCAACTTTCCTGCTACCTGCTTGAACACTGGCATACCGCACTCCTTGTTGCTGCATCTTACTACCTTTCCGAAGAACTGCATGGTACCATGCTTGCATTTAGGACACTGGCAGCCGGAATCCTTGTGGCTGAAAAGTCTGTCGCAACCTAACAGCTCCGCAGTGATTTCACGGGTATAGCCTTCGATACTATGGGTGAACCCGTCTGCACTTGCTTCACCTCGTTCAATCTTGGCAAGTTCCGCCTCCCATTTACCCGTCATCTCCACATTGGCAATCGCCATGTTCTTCACTACGGAAT
The Segatella copri DNA segment above includes these coding regions:
- a CDS encoding DUF1896 domain-containing protein — its product is MNRKKQAQTELSYYGLYLLNHLRENRFPQANDADFIRERADHAAEVYEQARRDALFADAAQELAMSALLKGLRFSKYSILYDVVDSEFPLEVAVEDQEAFVKNLLPLVDNVYSIYDLTDDDFAQSPDYEQLYTELTGAVALFIESNGVQ